The Sorangiineae bacterium MSr11367 genome window below encodes:
- a CDS encoding MFS transporter, with product MSSPKRTNRAVTTIAILLSLFMAAMETTVVATAMPTVVADLGALELYGWVGAVYLLGNTVAMPIYGKLSDLYGRKALMLVGITLFLIGSMASGLSQSMVQLIAFRALQALGAGGLQTLAFTVAGDIYEVKERARIQGIFGAVWAIAGMSGPFLGGLLVKFLSWHWVFYVNVPVGILAAFLYVIAFHESVEKREAKLDIPGAIFVTGAVVSLLLGTSRVAPAITIPLAIVLGVIMILVERRAEEPVIPLDLLRKRVIGLSCLLGGVVGASMMSVVTYLPLYLQGIVGTSATTAGSMLSPLLIGWPLAATFTGRLLSRFSYRTMMIFGWTLATASLVVLAMEIQNVASPGVLYAIMFFLGLGLGFANTPVILVLQESVTWQQRGAATAASAFFRTIGGSIAVGALGAILAGGLAGLADPRVLSEIMGPEHGHHLDPALMGRISAQLEASLVTIFRIISAMAASALALAFFFPRLRLGQGAGTLRERQDRSLDDGLVGQDAENAKMTT from the coding sequence ATGTCTTCTCCAAAACGTACGAATCGTGCGGTAACCACGATCGCGATCCTGCTCTCGTTGTTCATGGCAGCGATGGAAACCACGGTCGTCGCGACGGCGATGCCGACGGTGGTGGCGGATCTCGGGGCGCTCGAGTTGTACGGGTGGGTCGGCGCGGTGTACCTGCTGGGCAATACGGTGGCGATGCCGATTTACGGCAAGCTGTCGGACCTGTACGGGCGCAAGGCGCTCATGTTGGTGGGCATCACGCTCTTCCTGATTGGCTCGATGGCCAGCGGCCTCTCGCAGTCGATGGTTCAGTTGATCGCCTTCCGCGCGTTGCAGGCGCTGGGGGCCGGCGGGTTGCAGACGCTCGCGTTCACCGTGGCGGGCGACATCTACGAGGTGAAGGAGCGCGCCCGCATCCAGGGCATCTTCGGCGCCGTCTGGGCCATCGCCGGCATGAGCGGGCCATTCTTGGGCGGGCTTCTGGTGAAGTTCCTCTCCTGGCACTGGGTCTTCTACGTCAACGTGCCCGTCGGTATTTTGGCCGCATTTCTCTACGTGATCGCCTTCCACGAATCGGTGGAGAAACGGGAGGCCAAGCTGGATATCCCCGGCGCCATCTTCGTGACCGGCGCCGTGGTGTCGCTTCTCCTGGGCACGAGCCGCGTGGCGCCGGCCATCACCATTCCGCTGGCCATCGTGCTCGGCGTGATCATGATCCTGGTCGAGCGCCGCGCCGAGGAGCCGGTGATTCCGCTGGATCTGCTGCGGAAGAGGGTCATCGGCCTGTCGTGCCTCTTGGGCGGCGTCGTCGGCGCGAGCATGATGTCCGTGGTGACGTACCTTCCCTTGTACCTGCAAGGGATCGTGGGCACGAGCGCCACCACCGCGGGCTCGATGCTTTCGCCGCTGCTCATCGGCTGGCCGCTGGCGGCCACCTTCACCGGGCGGCTCCTGTCGCGCTTCTCGTACCGCACGATGATGATCTTCGGGTGGACCCTGGCGACGGCATCGCTGGTCGTGCTCGCGATGGAAATCCAGAATGTGGCGTCGCCGGGTGTGCTCTACGCCATCATGTTCTTCCTGGGCTTGGGCCTCGGCTTCGCCAACACGCCCGTCATCCTCGTGCTTCAGGAAAGCGTCACGTGGCAGCAGCGCGGCGCAGCCACCGCGGCGAGCGCGTTCTTCCGCACCATCGGTGGCTCCATCGCCGTGGGTGCACTCGGAGCCATCCTGGCCGGCGGCCTCGCAGGCCTGGCCGACCCACGCGTGCTCTCCGAGATCATGGGCCCCGAGCACGGGCACCACCTCGATCCGGCCTTGATGGGCCGCATCTCCGCGCAGTTGGAGGCGTCGCTGGTGACCATCTTCCGCATCATCTCGGCGATGGCGGCATCGGCCCTCGCCCTCGCCTTTTTCTTCCCGCGGCTGCGCCTCGGTCAGGGGGCGGGCACGTTACGGGAGCGTCAGGATCGGTCCCTTGATGACGGACTTGTCGGACAGGACGCCGAAAACGCGAAGATGACGACCTGA
- the ade gene encoding adenine deaminase, giving the protein MDAVKLARLIDAAQGRVPCDVVVKDVRYLDVFTCTWHQGDLAVKDGFLVGLEPGLSAERTIEGRGRSVVPGFCDAHVHLESSLLTPHHFQRAVLPRGTTSAICDPHELANVIGLGGIRYFLDAARGMALNLRVMLSSCVPATDFETNGGGTIDAAALATLLDHPKTLGLAEMMNVPGVLHADPAVLAKLETFVGRRIDGHCPLVRGRDLSAYAAAGISSCHESSEYDEAKEKLTKGIAVWIREGSVAKDLRALAPLLTMATSTSIGFCTDDRNPLDIAREGHIDHLVRGAIGYGVPAEVAYRAASFSVARHYGLMRRGAIAPGHVADLILLDDVATCAISDVLVAGTPVGELDLSGDADAREGAAARGTMKAHVPDARDLEGPSGRVHVIGVREGRILTDRAVMAHDAEGVARLTVLERYGHGSRPANGYVRGFGRNFRGAIASSVGHDSHNLIVVGSNTADMRTALATLIDSGGGFCVVGAGSVHAHLGLPIGGLMSPEEPIFIERALGKLHHASKEIGCELPEPFLQLAFLSLPVIPSLKLTDRGLMDVDAFQLIDVRAA; this is encoded by the coding sequence ATGGATGCGGTGAAATTGGCTCGGCTGATCGATGCAGCGCAAGGGCGCGTGCCGTGCGACGTGGTGGTCAAGGACGTGCGGTACCTCGATGTGTTCACGTGCACGTGGCACCAGGGGGACTTGGCCGTCAAAGATGGGTTCCTGGTGGGGCTGGAGCCGGGGCTCTCGGCCGAGCGCACGATCGAGGGGCGCGGCCGCTCCGTCGTGCCGGGATTTTGCGATGCGCACGTGCACCTGGAGAGCTCCCTCCTCACGCCCCATCATTTCCAGCGCGCGGTGCTCCCGCGCGGGACGACCTCGGCCATCTGCGATCCGCACGAGCTGGCCAATGTGATCGGCCTCGGCGGCATTCGCTACTTCCTCGATGCGGCGCGCGGCATGGCCCTGAACCTGCGCGTGATGCTCAGCTCCTGCGTGCCCGCGACCGATTTCGAGACCAACGGCGGAGGAACCATCGACGCCGCGGCCCTGGCCACGTTGCTGGACCACCCGAAGACCTTGGGCCTGGCCGAAATGATGAACGTGCCCGGCGTGCTTCACGCCGATCCGGCGGTACTGGCGAAGCTGGAGACCTTCGTGGGGCGGCGCATCGACGGGCACTGCCCGCTGGTGCGCGGGCGCGATCTTTCGGCGTACGCGGCGGCGGGCATCTCGAGCTGCCACGAGAGCTCGGAGTACGACGAGGCAAAGGAAAAGCTCACCAAGGGCATCGCGGTGTGGATCCGCGAGGGCAGCGTGGCCAAAGATCTGCGCGCGCTGGCGCCGCTGCTCACCATGGCGACGTCGACGAGCATCGGCTTCTGCACCGACGATCGCAATCCGCTGGACATCGCGCGCGAAGGGCACATCGATCACTTGGTGCGCGGGGCCATCGGGTACGGCGTGCCGGCCGAGGTGGCCTACCGTGCGGCATCGTTCAGCGTGGCGCGGCACTATGGGCTCATGCGGCGGGGCGCCATTGCGCCGGGGCACGTGGCCGATTTGATCCTGCTCGACGACGTGGCGACGTGTGCCATCTCCGACGTGCTCGTCGCCGGCACACCGGTGGGCGAGCTCGATCTTTCGGGTGATGCCGACGCGCGGGAAGGCGCTGCGGCGCGCGGGACGATGAAGGCGCACGTTCCCGATGCGCGCGATCTCGAAGGACCTTCGGGCCGCGTGCACGTCATCGGCGTGCGCGAGGGGCGCATCCTCACCGATCGCGCGGTCATGGCCCACGATGCGGAGGGCGTGGCACGCCTCACGGTGCTCGAGCGCTACGGTCACGGCTCGAGGCCGGCCAACGGCTACGTGCGCGGCTTCGGGCGCAACTTCCGCGGGGCCATTGCATCCAGCGTGGGGCACGATAGCCACAACCTCATCGTCGTCGGGAGCAACACCGCCGACATGCGCACGGCGCTCGCAACGTTGATCGACAGCGGCGGCGGGTTCTGCGTCGTGGGCGCCGGCTCCGTGCACGCGCACCTCGGATTACCCATTGGCGGACTCATGTCCCCGGAGGAGCCGATTTTCATCGAGCGGGCCTTGGGGAAATTGCATCATGCGAGCAAGGAGATCGGCTGCGAGCTTCCCGAGCCGTTTCTTCAGCTAGCGTTTCTCAGCCTCCCGGTCATTCCGTCGCTCAAGCTCACCGATCGAGGTCTCATGGATGTCGATGCGTTCCAGTTGATCGACGTACGCGCCGCATGA
- a CDS encoding patatin-like phospholipase family protein: MKRVALILAGGAARGAYEVGVVAYLLQEVSRALGRDVPLDILCGTSVGALNAAGLAAFADEPRERAQRLVDVWRELRVGDLVKSDLRGLLAGSRALLDTSGLEKLVADKIPFARIADNLARGMLTAVTISTTHVASGKTIVFVQRAEPGLLAWGHEPTLEPRAAILTEHHALASAAIPILFRPVLIDGQYYCDGGLRQNVPLSPARRLGADGLLIVNPRYIRQNGRDATAEDEPRPGPLMLFGKALNSLLLDRLDTDLARLEGINRLLSAGTRRFGPGFVDAINEELGRHAPPKIRPLSTILVRASEDIGKMSVEFVRSPKFQGRVGGPLARVMRRLAEAGGDSESDLLSYVLFDGEFASELIDLGWLDAKGRHDELCAFFESMWTARDSLA, from the coding sequence ATGAAGCGAGTCGCCCTCATCCTGGCCGGAGGGGCTGCGCGGGGTGCGTACGAGGTGGGGGTGGTTGCGTACCTTCTTCAGGAGGTGTCCCGTGCACTGGGCCGCGACGTGCCGCTCGACATTCTGTGCGGCACGTCGGTGGGCGCGCTCAACGCGGCGGGGTTGGCGGCCTTCGCCGACGAGCCGCGCGAGCGCGCGCAGCGCCTCGTGGACGTGTGGCGCGAGCTTCGGGTGGGCGATCTGGTCAAGTCGGATTTGCGCGGGCTCCTAGCGGGCTCGCGTGCGCTGCTCGACACCAGTGGGCTGGAAAAACTGGTCGCGGACAAGATTCCGTTTGCGCGCATCGCCGACAACCTCGCCCGGGGAATGCTCACGGCGGTGACCATTTCGACGACGCACGTGGCGAGCGGCAAGACCATCGTGTTCGTGCAGCGCGCGGAGCCGGGGCTGCTGGCCTGGGGCCACGAGCCCACCCTCGAGCCGCGCGCAGCGATCCTCACCGAGCACCATGCGCTGGCCTCGGCGGCGATTCCCATCTTGTTCCGGCCGGTGCTCATCGATGGGCAGTACTACTGCGACGGCGGGCTGCGGCAGAACGTGCCGCTCTCACCGGCACGGCGTCTCGGTGCCGACGGATTGCTCATCGTGAATCCGCGCTACATCCGGCAGAATGGGCGCGATGCCACGGCCGAGGATGAACCGCGCCCGGGGCCGTTGATGCTGTTCGGCAAGGCGCTCAATTCGCTGTTGCTCGACCGGCTCGATACCGACTTGGCGCGCCTGGAGGGCATCAATCGCCTCCTGTCGGCGGGCACGCGGCGCTTCGGTCCGGGCTTCGTCGATGCGATCAACGAGGAGCTCGGACGCCACGCGCCGCCCAAGATCCGTCCCCTGTCGACGATTCTGGTGCGCGCCTCGGAGGACATCGGCAAGATGAGCGTCGAGTTCGTGCGCTCGCCGAAGTTCCAGGGGCGCGTGGGCGGGCCGCTGGCGCGGGTGATGCGGCGCCTGGCGGAGGCAGGCGGCGATTCGGAGTCGGATCTGCTGTCGTACGTGCTCTTCGACGGGGAATTTGCCTCGGAGCTGATCGACCTCGGGTGGCTCGACGCCAAAGGGCGCCACGACGAGCTATGTGCCTTCTTCGAGTCCATGTGGACCGCGCGCGATTCGCTCGCCTGA
- a CDS encoding DUF3526 domain-containing protein, with protein MNTMNLCRGEWLLLRRDRTAWIAYLFFTVVCLAALAQGVSTARREAAFRSELAGEEASRIAALQGEMGALGRGGKSPEAWQDPRNAGAMGRGRGATYAMLPAEPFDALRVARTQVVSVTTAAGPLEGATGNLENPRLQGIGPFDLAFVLVVLLPLFVLGLTFDVVARDRESFVLRLLLSQGIHARRAYAMRAAVRTLPLVLVAVASVLLGLAFSPTGHAPYSDVGLVTVAIAVYALFWACVAVALQGIFHAAAASGLASLAAWFFLVVAAPVLLEAHVEARVPIPSRTERTMLVREATRQASLEGSKLLARYYEDHPDLAQSGARPDPDDYYARQIASRARVRTAAAPVEASYHDALTAQRALVRRYSAASPVVVLDRLLDDLAGTSRERHDAFSEQVTTFQRYFSAWFDRKVLVHEPLTAASLTERPAFTFVPAARADGGWTLGALGLWAALALFAASGGLTSATRLGTSSGERIARGPHGLEEGT; from the coding sequence ATGAACACCATGAACCTATGCCGGGGCGAATGGCTTCTCCTACGACGCGATCGCACGGCCTGGATCGCGTACCTGTTTTTCACCGTGGTGTGCCTCGCGGCCCTCGCGCAAGGCGTCTCCACCGCCCGCCGCGAGGCCGCATTTCGCAGCGAGCTCGCGGGCGAGGAGGCTTCCCGCATCGCTGCGTTGCAAGGCGAGATGGGCGCCCTCGGTCGCGGCGGCAAATCTCCCGAGGCGTGGCAGGATCCGCGAAACGCCGGCGCCATGGGGCGCGGGCGCGGGGCCACGTACGCGATGCTTCCCGCGGAGCCGTTCGACGCATTGCGCGTGGCGCGCACGCAGGTCGTATCCGTCACCACCGCCGCGGGCCCGCTCGAAGGTGCCACGGGCAACCTGGAGAATCCGCGGCTTCAGGGCATTGGCCCCTTCGACTTGGCCTTCGTCCTCGTCGTCCTCTTGCCGCTCTTCGTCCTCGGGTTGACCTTCGACGTGGTGGCGCGCGATCGCGAGTCCTTCGTTCTGCGCCTTCTGCTTTCGCAGGGCATCCACGCGCGCCGCGCCTACGCGATGCGCGCCGCCGTGCGCACGCTCCCCTTGGTGCTCGTGGCGGTGGCTTCGGTGCTGCTCGGCCTCGCGTTCTCCCCCACGGGGCATGCGCCGTATTCCGACGTGGGCCTCGTCACCGTGGCCATCGCCGTCTATGCGCTCTTTTGGGCCTGCGTGGCCGTGGCCCTCCAGGGCATCTTCCACGCCGCGGCGGCCAGCGGCCTCGCCTCGCTTGCCGCGTGGTTCTTTCTCGTGGTGGCGGCACCGGTACTGCTCGAGGCGCACGTCGAAGCGCGTGTTCCCATTCCGTCGCGGACCGAGCGCACCATGCTCGTGCGCGAGGCGACGCGCCAGGCTTCCCTGGAGGGCAGCAAGCTTCTCGCCCGCTACTATGAGGATCATCCCGATCTCGCGCAGTCCGGCGCCCGCCCCGATCCGGACGACTATTACGCGCGGCAGATCGCCAGCAGGGCCCGCGTGCGCACTGCGGCTGCACCCGTCGAGGCGAGCTACCACGATGCCCTCACGGCGCAGCGCGCACTGGTGCGCCGGTACTCGGCCGCTTCACCGGTGGTCGTGCTGGATCGACTCCTCGACGATCTCGCCGGCACCAGCCGTGAGCGTCACGATGCCTTCTCGGAGCAAGTGACGACCTTCCAGCGGTACTTCTCCGCGTGGTTCGATCGCAAGGTGCTCGTTCACGAACCGCTCACCGCCGCATCGCTCACCGAGCGCCCCGCGTTCACCTTCGTGCCCGCTGCCCGCGCGGACGGCGGATGGACCTTGGGGGCACTCGGCCTTTGGGCGGCGCTCGCCCTTTTCGCGGCAAGCGGCGGGCTCACGTCGGCCACGCGCCTCGGAACCTCGTCAGGCGAGCGAATCGCGCGCGGTCCACATGGACTCGAAGAAGGCACATAG
- a CDS encoding ABC transporter permease translates to MSAASVTRVTGAVARHELRAFLRDGRILGAVALFVVLLGLALSSGARVARDYERVRAHAQAESHEQWLTQGEKNPHSAAHFGVYAFRPLGALGLFEPGVHAFEGTSVYLEAHKANDLRDAPAADASSLARLGGSSAAALLRTLLPLVLFMLAAPAIAGERERGTLKLLLAQGVSLRTLFWGKALALGVLLAGFLGVIVVLVRFFASFESFALDPVRTAWVLLGYGLYGLVLLGIGLSVSASAKGTRSALVSLLAIWSLLFLAAPRLAAYLTDAAAPLPLASTAHAALERDLDEEGYSGRMAELRAKTLARYSVAREEDLPIDLRGLSLQTDEERDQVIYQRHRDDLRAQFAAQDAWLDRASVAVVWLALERWSAALAGTDRRHVDDFADAAERHRQELVRRMNTFLMEHKGQKTADRALWGEVPPFGYAPPPPAFALSYAWGALVILLVWCAGTVACAELVVRRRSRMELET, encoded by the coding sequence ATGAGCGCGGCCAGCGTGACCCGCGTGACCGGTGCCGTCGCGCGGCACGAGCTTCGCGCGTTTCTGCGCGATGGCCGCATTCTCGGAGCCGTCGCGCTCTTCGTCGTTCTCTTGGGCCTCGCCCTCTCGTCCGGTGCGCGCGTGGCGCGTGACTACGAGCGGGTGCGGGCCCACGCGCAGGCCGAATCGCACGAGCAGTGGCTCACGCAGGGCGAAAAGAACCCGCACTCCGCCGCGCACTTCGGCGTGTACGCCTTTCGGCCGCTGGGCGCGCTGGGCCTTTTCGAGCCGGGGGTTCACGCCTTCGAGGGCACCTCGGTGTACCTCGAGGCGCACAAGGCCAACGATTTGCGCGACGCACCTGCAGCCGATGCGTCGAGCCTCGCGCGTCTCGGAGGCTCCTCCGCGGCGGCGCTGCTGCGCACCTTGTTGCCGCTGGTTCTCTTCATGCTCGCGGCGCCCGCCATCGCCGGGGAGCGCGAGCGAGGGACCCTCAAGTTGCTGCTGGCGCAAGGCGTCTCCCTGCGCACGCTCTTCTGGGGCAAGGCGCTGGCGCTCGGGGTGCTGCTGGCCGGGTTTCTCGGGGTCATCGTCGTGCTCGTGCGCTTCTTTGCGTCGTTCGAGAGCTTCGCGCTCGATCCGGTGCGCACGGCGTGGGTCCTGCTCGGTTACGGCCTCTATGGGCTGGTGCTCTTGGGCATCGGCCTCTCGGTGTCGGCTTCGGCCAAGGGCACGCGCAGCGCCTTGGTCTCGCTCTTGGCCATCTGGAGTCTGCTTTTTCTGGCCGCCCCGCGGCTGGCGGCGTACCTGACCGACGCAGCGGCTCCGCTCCCCCTCGCATCGACGGCCCACGCCGCCCTCGAGCGCGATCTCGACGAAGAAGGGTACAGCGGTCGCATGGCCGAGCTGCGGGCGAAGACGCTCGCGCGTTACAGCGTGGCCCGCGAGGAGGATCTGCCCATCGACCTTCGAGGCTTGAGCCTTCAGACCGACGAGGAGCGCGATCAGGTCATCTACCAGCGCCACCGCGACGACCTTCGCGCGCAGTTCGCGGCGCAGGACGCGTGGCTCGATCGCGCGAGCGTGGCGGTGGTCTGGCTCGCCCTCGAGCGCTGGTCGGCGGCGCTCGCGGGGACGGATCGGCGGCACGTCGATGACTTCGCCGACGCCGCGGAACGGCATCGTCAGGAGCTCGTGCGGCGGATGAACACGTTCCTCATGGAGCACAAAGGCCAGAAGACCGCCGATCGCGCACTCTGGGGCGAGGTGCCACCGTTTGGCTATGCGCCGCCGCCGCCCGCGTTCGCGCTTTCCTATGCCTGGGGGGCTCTCGTGATTCTTCTCGTCTGGTGCGCCGGCACGGTGGCATGCGCGGAGCTCGTCGTGCGCCGTCGTTCCCGCATGGAGCTCGAAACATGA
- a CDS encoding ABC transporter ATP-binding protein yields MSGTDSPAIAARALSKQFGGVRALDDVSFEVQSGAILALLGANGAGKSTTVHLLLGLLTPSSGSAAIAGHDVQIELAAARRAAAYVPDRLSLYPHLTGLENLGYFHRVSGQGERTTAELAAILAQVGLGAAEARRRTETYSKGMCQKVGLAIALAKNAKALLLDEPLSGLDPKAANEFCAILRELTRGKGIAVLMATHDLFRAHELADDIGIMRGGRLVSKLRARDVAAGRLEAIYLEQMQ; encoded by the coding sequence ATGTCAGGAACCGATTCACCGGCGATCGCCGCGCGCGCTCTCTCGAAGCAATTCGGGGGTGTGCGCGCGTTGGACGACGTCTCCTTCGAGGTGCAGTCCGGCGCCATTTTGGCGCTTCTGGGGGCGAATGGCGCGGGCAAGAGCACCACCGTGCACCTGCTCCTGGGGCTTCTCACGCCCAGCTCGGGAAGCGCCGCCATCGCGGGGCACGATGTGCAGATCGAGCTGGCGGCGGCCCGTCGGGCGGCGGCGTACGTGCCCGACCGGCTTTCGCTGTACCCGCACCTCACGGGGCTCGAGAACCTCGGCTACTTCCACCGCGTGAGCGGCCAGGGCGAGCGCACGACCGCGGAGCTCGCGGCCATTCTCGCGCAGGTGGGGCTCGGTGCCGCCGAGGCACGGCGGCGCACGGAGACGTATTCCAAGGGCATGTGCCAGAAGGTCGGCCTGGCCATAGCGCTGGCCAAGAACGCCAAGGCGCTCCTTCTGGACGAACCGCTCTCGGGGCTCGACCCCAAGGCGGCCAACGAGTTCTGCGCGATTTTGCGCGAGCTCACCCGAGGCAAGGGCATCGCCGTGCTCATGGCCACGCACGACCTTTTCCGCGCGCACGAGCTGGCCGACGACATCGGCATCATGCGCGGTGGGCGCCTCGTCTCGAAGTTGCGCGCGCGTGACGTTGCCGCGGGGCGCCTCGAGGCGATCTACCTGGAGCAAATGCAATGA
- a CDS encoding acetylserotonin O-methyltransferase yields the protein MSDGTYVPPPNPGRFVVQSMLALRAAVLKVLDAITPPELTVFEHTLAVMRTQMVHVAAKLKIADILENGPLDAPELALRTGANPDALERMMRALVQIGVFRRERDGRFGNNRVSRVLRRDALGGPAFPEYFGAAYHAHAWAELEHTVMTGKSAFERVHGTSFWGYFEKHPEHGATFNEAMSRLTELDAPGVAALPVFRDVKKLCDVAGGSGMLLAGILDKHPHLSGMLFDQPARLEEARARLRQRNVLSRCEFVSGDFFEAIPAGADAYLLKDILHDWDDAHSLSILRNCRRAMNPNQRILIVELLVTDQPVYPMVHFLDMEMMTVLSQGRQRTEAQLRELLDGAGFDLRTVHPLPGLSTLLEGIAR from the coding sequence ATGTCCGACGGAACGTACGTACCCCCGCCGAACCCTGGTCGTTTCGTGGTGCAGAGCATGCTCGCGCTGCGCGCAGCCGTTCTCAAGGTGCTCGACGCCATCACCCCGCCCGAGCTCACCGTGTTCGAGCACACCCTCGCGGTGATGCGCACGCAAATGGTCCACGTTGCCGCCAAGCTGAAAATCGCGGACATCCTGGAAAATGGCCCACTGGATGCGCCCGAGCTCGCTCTGCGGACGGGCGCCAACCCCGACGCGCTGGAGCGCATGATGCGGGCGCTGGTTCAGATCGGCGTCTTCCGGCGCGAGCGCGACGGGCGCTTCGGCAACAACCGCGTCTCGCGCGTGCTCCGCCGAGATGCGCTGGGGGGGCCGGCCTTCCCGGAATATTTCGGTGCGGCCTACCACGCCCACGCGTGGGCCGAGTTGGAGCACACGGTGATGACCGGCAAGAGCGCCTTCGAGCGGGTGCACGGTACGTCGTTTTGGGGCTACTTCGAGAAGCACCCCGAGCACGGGGCCACCTTCAACGAGGCCATGTCGCGCCTCACCGAACTGGACGCGCCCGGCGTCGCCGCGCTGCCCGTCTTTCGCGACGTGAAAAAGCTTTGCGACGTCGCCGGCGGCAGCGGGATGCTTCTCGCGGGCATTCTGGACAAGCATCCACACCTCTCGGGCATGCTGTTCGACCAGCCCGCCCGCCTCGAAGAAGCGCGCGCCCGTCTTCGCCAGCGCAACGTTCTCTCGCGCTGCGAGTTCGTCTCGGGCGACTTCTTCGAGGCCATTCCCGCGGGAGCCGATGCCTACCTGCTCAAGGACATTCTGCACGATTGGGACGATGCGCACAGCCTCTCGATCTTGAGGAATTGCCGCCGCGCGATGAATCCGAATCAGCGGATCCTCATCGTCGAACTGCTGGTGACGGACCAACCCGTCTACCCCATGGTTCATTTCCTCGACATGGAAATGATGACCGTCTTGTCGCAGGGCAGGCAACGCACGGAAGCCCAGCTCCGCGAGCTCCTCGACGGTGCGGGCTTCGACCTGCGCACCGTGCATCCGCTTCCGGGGCTTTCCACGCTTCTCGAGGGCATTGCACGGTGA
- a CDS encoding DUF2760 domain-containing protein, whose product MSESTDLAPLSFFTRLWFAWIAFFRVLFDGEFAARAWDAREPRALPPAPPPPKEIAPPPAKEPEPAEKSVDGALQLLGLFQREGRLVDFLTQEIAPFADAEIGATARVIHEGCRKALLSHATIVPLRSEDEDTTVTLNTGFDPAEVKLTGNVKGSGPYRGVLRHRGWRAKEITLPAAVSGHDASILCPAEVEL is encoded by the coding sequence GTGAGCGAAAGTACGGATCTTGCCCCCCTCTCCTTCTTCACGCGACTTTGGTTCGCGTGGATTGCGTTTTTCCGCGTTCTCTTCGACGGCGAGTTCGCCGCCCGAGCCTGGGATGCCCGCGAGCCCCGCGCGCTGCCGCCTGCCCCTCCTCCGCCGAAGGAAATAGCTCCGCCGCCCGCGAAGGAGCCCGAGCCGGCTGAAAAATCCGTGGACGGGGCGCTGCAACTGCTCGGGCTTTTCCAGCGTGAGGGCCGCCTGGTGGACTTTCTGACACAGGAGATCGCGCCCTTCGCCGACGCCGAAATCGGCGCGACCGCGCGGGTGATCCACGAGGGATGCCGCAAGGCGCTGCTGTCGCACGCGACCATCGTCCCCCTTCGCTCGGAGGACGAGGACACGACGGTGACGTTGAACACGGGCTTCGACCCGGCCGAGGTGAAGCTGACCGGCAATGTGAAGGGCAGCGGCCCCTACCGCGGGGTTTTGCGCCACCGCGGCTGGCGCGCCAAGGAGATCACGCTGCCGGCGGCGGTGTCGGGGCACGACGCGAGCATCCTTTGCCCGGCGGAGGTCGAACTGTGA